From the genome of Candidatus Defluviilinea proxima:
TGCAACGCTTTGGCCTTGATTTAGACGATTACGAGATCAAAGGACATCCCATCCGCTGGTTCAGCCCAGAGAATGAGATGTCTGTGCCGAGGGTTTTGTTGGTGGGTGATGCCGTTGGCGCTGACCCGATCTTTGGCGAGGGAATCAGCATCGCATTGGGGTATGGCAAGTTGGCGGCGCAAGAAATCAGTGAGGCGATTCAGCGTGACGAAGTATCTTTTCGCCGATTCAAGCGTCGGGTAGTAAGAAGCGCTTTAGGTCAGGCATTAGTCGCACGCTGGCTGATCACGTATATCATCTATCCTATGAAGTGGCGCTGGTTCCAGATCCTGTTATGGAGAGTGATGAAACCTGTCGTCTTGCTTGTCGCATGGATGTTTGTGTTGAATTGGGGAAGGCGGTTAAGGTAAATTTACCAAGCCTTTGCCTGTTGTTAACTCAACTATATTTTGTACTTAATGTCGCTTGTTTACAATCAAGAATTAAAAGTAGTGAAACCATATATTGGGTTCATACGTAGACTAAAGTAATAAAAGAGGCATGCAATTACTTACCTTTTTTCTTAAAAGGTTACAAACTAATTGCGCACTCAGGATAAGCCGCTATACTAAAAAAATATTATGGGATTTGCAGACGTTCATATTCACACTATTTATAGTTATGACGCAACCACGACCGTGCGAGGGGTTCTCAAGCAGGCGTCGAGTGTTGGGTTGAATGTCGTCGCGATTACAGACCACGATGATATTCGCGGTGCATTTGACGCGCGTGAGTTGGCTTCGCAATATAACGTGGATGTGATCCCTGGTGTGGAAGTCAGCACACACGATGGTCATTTGCTGGCACTGTTCGTGGAGAAGGTTCCGAAAAAGGGACGATCACTCGAGGAAACTTTGAAGGTCATCGGTGACCTCGGCGGCATTGCTGTGGCTCCGCATCCGTTCAATCAACTGCCTGCCAGTTTGAGTATGGACAATGTGGTCAGCATCCTGACGAAGCCTCATGTTAAAGACGTATTGAGAGGCATCGAGGTCTACAACATGACCACCCAGCCCTTCGACGAGCGCGTGCAACGTCTTTCTGCGTACCTGCCATTCGCGAAAACAGCTGGGAGCGATGCACACGTTTACTGGGCCATTGGCACGGGCAAAACCGAATTCAAAGGCACCACTGCCAAAGAACTCAGGAGTGCACTCGAA
Proteins encoded in this window:
- a CDS encoding PHP domain-containing protein, producing the protein MGFADVHIHTIYSYDATTTVRGVLKQASSVGLNVVAITDHDDIRGAFDARELASQYNVDVIPGVEVSTHDGHLLALFVEKVPKKGRSLEETLKVIGDLGGIAVAPHPFNQLPASLSMDNVVSILTKPHVKDVLRGIEVYNMTTQPFDERVQRLSAYLPFAKTAGSDAHVYWAIGTGKTEFKGTTAKELRSALEKGTTIPHPYQEEDLMRKYIFNWIRRITMRRLGGYVTDVAATNEISTQRLDLKFTRKQREKLKQKKSSAK